A genomic stretch from bacterium includes:
- a CDS encoding MFS transporter, producing MRYQTGTLLAAILGSCVVFLDSSVVTVALPRIGRDLPAHFFGVLEGQSYVYNGYLLAESALLILAGGLTDVYGRRRMFSFGVLGFGVASVLSGLAPTMEWLVVFRVLQGVAGAFIVPGSLALITTTFTGEEQGRAFGLWSGASAGLTILAPFIGGVLVDTVSWRAVFLVNVPVVVFTWWMVQRFVRESRDETASRQFDVPGTILSALAVGGLVSGTISGQQRGWHGPEAFLALGIGGTAAVLLPLRMLRASHPLVPPALFRSRNFTVTNLSTLVIYAALAVTFYYSGLFVQGTLGYTAAAAGVATVPGAIFMALFSTRFGVLASRYGARWFMTAGPLLMGLGAAWLTRVPPQSAGWVMRPGQIATFVPPGAYVIDLLPGFLFLGLGAMMMVAPLTATLMASIPAEHAGVASAINTAISDVGPQLAVALIFIAVTASFYTTLATLVPDLPTSSASVRQHVAPLNPVAPGVPGEVESAARVASTHAFHLAMLVGCVLFFVGAAINAVGIRTPAASPDGRVVSADPLWRKCRHVTSAKEAAGSRA from the coding sequence GTGAGGTATCAGACCGGCACGCTGCTCGCCGCGATCCTCGGGTCGTGCGTGGTGTTTCTGGACTCAAGCGTCGTGACCGTGGCCCTGCCTCGAATCGGGCGCGACCTGCCCGCCCATTTCTTTGGTGTGCTGGAAGGGCAGTCCTATGTCTACAATGGGTACCTGCTCGCAGAGAGCGCGCTGCTCATCCTGGCCGGAGGACTCACTGACGTGTACGGGCGGCGCCGGATGTTTTCGTTCGGCGTACTGGGGTTCGGCGTGGCGTCGGTCCTTAGCGGCCTGGCGCCTACTATGGAGTGGCTGGTCGTGTTCCGCGTCCTGCAGGGCGTGGCCGGCGCATTTATCGTGCCAGGGTCGCTGGCGCTTATCACCACCACGTTCACGGGCGAGGAGCAGGGCCGTGCCTTTGGCCTTTGGTCGGGCGCCTCGGCCGGACTGACAATCCTGGCGCCCTTCATCGGGGGGGTGCTCGTCGATACGGTGTCGTGGCGGGCGGTGTTCTTGGTCAACGTCCCGGTCGTTGTGTTCACCTGGTGGATGGTGCAGCGGTTTGTACGGGAAAGCCGCGACGAAACGGCGTCGAGGCAGTTCGACGTGCCCGGCACCATCTTGTCGGCCCTGGCGGTAGGGGGACTGGTCTCCGGAACGATCTCTGGCCAGCAGCGCGGGTGGCATGGCCCGGAGGCGTTTCTGGCGCTCGGCATCGGCGGGACGGCCGCCGTGCTGCTGCCGCTGCGAATGCTCCGAGCGTCCCATCCGCTCGTCCCGCCCGCGCTCTTCCGCTCCCGCAACTTCACGGTCACGAACCTGTCGACCCTGGTGATCTATGCGGCGCTCGCCGTGACGTTCTACTATTCCGGACTCTTCGTGCAGGGGACCCTCGGGTATACCGCCGCGGCCGCCGGCGTCGCCACCGTCCCCGGCGCCATCTTCATGGCGCTCTTCTCAACGAGGTTCGGCGTGCTCGCCTCGCGCTACGGAGCGCGGTGGTTTATGACGGCGGGGCCGCTCCTCATGGGCCTTGGCGCGGCCTGGCTCACCCGGGTCCCTCCGCAGAGCGCCGGCTGGGTCATGCGCCCTGGGCAAATCGCCACGTTTGTTCCCCCGGGCGCGTATGTCATCGATCTCCTTCCCGGTTTCCTCTTCCTCGGCCTCGGTGCCATGATGATGGTGGCTCCGCTCACCGCAACGCTTATGGCCTCGATCCCGGCCGAGCACGCGGGGGTCGCGTCCGCGATCAACACGGCGATCTCCGATGTCGGACCACAACTTGCCGTGGCCCTGATCTTCATCGCGGTCACGGCCAGTTTCTACACCACGCTGGCGACCCTGGTCCCGGACCTCCCTACATCGTCCGCCAGCGTTCGCCAGCACGTTGCCCCGCTCAATCCCGTGGCACCGGGTGTCCCCGGAGAGGTTGAGAGCGCCGCCCGTGTTGCATCGACGCACGCATTTCATCTCGCCATGCTGGTTGGGTGCGTGTTGTTCTTTGTTGGTGCCGCGATCAACGCCGTGGGGATCCGGACGCCCGCGGCGTCGCCGGACGGACGGGTCGTCTCCGCGGATCCCCTATGGCGCAAGTGCCGTCATGTGACCTCCGCCAAGGAGGCGGCGGGGAGTCGGGCATGA
- a CDS encoding non-heme iron oxygenase ferredoxin subunit gives MAEVKVAHAGEVAPGTGTVVSVEGKAIALFNVGGTFYAVANECTHVGGPLGKGHLEGATVTCPWHGSQFDVTSGQVTKGPARRPVATYAVRVRGNDVFVALD, from the coding sequence GTGGCAGAGGTCAAGGTGGCCCACGCTGGCGAGGTGGCGCCCGGGACGGGGACGGTCGTGTCGGTAGAAGGGAAAGCGATCGCCCTGTTCAATGTCGGCGGAACGTTCTACGCGGTCGCGAACGAGTGCACGCATGTGGGAGGTCCTTTAGGCAAGGGGCATCTCGAAGGAGCCACCGTCACATGCCCCTGGCACGGCAGCCAGTTTGACGTGACGTCGGGCCAGGTGACGAAGGGACCGGCCCGCCGACCCGTCGCCACCTACGCGGTGCGGGTTCGGGGAAATGATGTATTCGTGGCGCTTGATTGA
- a CDS encoding DUF5996 family protein produces the protein MQRDAEAWSALPLEAWSGTYHTLHMWTQIIGKVRLKLTPHLNHWWQVPFYLTSRGLTTTPIPAGGRTFDATFDFIDHALVFQTSDGRTEAIPLRSQSVAGFYREAMATLRKLGINVKIWTMPVEVPHPIRFELDSQHASYDAAYAHRFWHILLKADAILKEFRTRFIGKASPVHFFWGTFDLAVTRFSGLRAPVREDADPVTREGYSHEVSSCGFWPGSGSLAGPAFYSYAAPEPFGFKDAHIRPASAFYSAEFSNFLLLYDDVRAATDPREMVLDFLQSTYAAAATLGQWDRENLERT, from the coding sequence ATGCAACGCGACGCGGAGGCGTGGTCAGCTTTGCCGCTAGAGGCGTGGTCGGGTACTTACCACACGCTCCATATGTGGACGCAGATCATCGGGAAGGTCAGGCTGAAACTCACGCCCCACCTCAACCACTGGTGGCAGGTTCCGTTCTACCTGACGTCGCGCGGACTGACCACCACGCCCATCCCGGCCGGTGGACGCACGTTTGACGCGACGTTCGACTTCATCGACCATGCGCTGGTCTTCCAAACGAGCGACGGACGTACCGAAGCGATCCCGTTACGGTCCCAGTCGGTTGCGGGTTTCTACCGCGAGGCAATGGCGACGCTCCGGAAACTCGGCATCAACGTCAAAATCTGGACCATGCCAGTTGAAGTCCCGCATCCGATTCGCTTCGAACTTGACAGTCAACACGCATCGTACGATGCGGCATATGCGCATCGATTCTGGCACATCCTGCTTAAGGCGGATGCCATCCTCAAGGAGTTCCGGACCCGCTTCATTGGGAAGGCGAGCCCGGTGCACTTCTTTTGGGGGACCTTCGACCTAGCCGTGACTCGGTTTTCCGGCCTCCGCGCGCCGGTGCGCGAAGACGCCGACCCGGTCACCCGCGAAGGGTACTCCCACGAAGTGAGCAGTTGCGGTTTTTGGCCGGGCAGCGGCAGCCTCGCCGGCCCGGCATTCTACTCGTACGCGGCGCCCGAACCCTTCGGTTTCAAGGACGCGCACATCCGCCCCGCGTCGGCGTTCTACAGCGCCGAATTCTCCAACTTCCTGCTCTTGTACGACGACGTGAGAGCCGCGACGGATCCGCGTGAGATGGTGCTGGACTTCCTGCAGAGCACGTACGCGGCGGCCGCGACGTTGGGACAGTGGGATCGCGAGAATCTGGAACGCACGTAG
- a CDS encoding DUF2066 domain-containing protein yields the protein MTDWQARRRSRTFALFLVMISVAPVVTVARSSGAQDMSNRYQATAVVTGSDRRSRPTGFARCLREVLVKVSGEPRLSHDPRVDRLAAEADLFVASFDYVDQLAAYHHHDDQGTYDRPFNLTVHFVPALIDKALADLGEQPWRGQRPVIMPVLMVRGYTAAYLLSAESPAGADQRVAFADVARDLGMQVRFPTDADFAAWGVTVGQFPSPQVAPSADEAVVAGTLAFKRAVPGWAGSWRMRYHGIDYAWGIHGVNFDEAFRDIVRGVVRVASGHGAPE from the coding sequence ATGACGGATTGGCAAGCACGGCGCCGGTCGCGTACGTTCGCGCTATTCCTCGTCATGATCTCCGTCGCGCCCGTTGTGACCGTCGCCCGATCGAGCGGGGCCCAGGACATGAGCAATCGGTATCAGGCGACCGCCGTGGTGACAGGGTCGGACCGGCGCAGCCGTCCGACCGGATTCGCGCGATGCCTGCGCGAGGTGCTCGTGAAGGTCTCCGGGGAGCCGCGGCTATCCCACGATCCGCGGGTCGACAGATTGGCTGCGGAGGCGGACCTTTTCGTCGCATCCTTTGACTATGTGGACCAACTGGCCGCGTATCACCATCACGACGACCAGGGGACGTACGATCGACCGTTCAACCTCACCGTGCATTTCGTCCCCGCGCTGATCGACAAGGCGCTGGCGGATCTGGGCGAACAGCCCTGGCGGGGGCAACGGCCGGTGATCATGCCGGTGCTCATGGTGCGTGGGTACACCGCGGCCTACTTGCTGAGCGCCGAGAGCCCCGCCGGCGCCGATCAGCGTGTGGCATTCGCCGACGTGGCCCGGGATTTGGGCATGCAGGTGCGCTTTCCGACCGACGCTGATTTTGCCGCGTGGGGCGTCACGGTGGGACAGTTTCCTTCGCCGCAGGTTGCACCCTCGGCGGACGAGGCGGTGGTCGCAGGCACGTTGGCGTTCAAACGGGCGGTGCCAGGGTGGGCCGGCTCGTGGAGAATGCGTTACCACGGGATCGACTACGCCTGGGGTATTCACGGCGTGAATTTCGACGAGGCGTTTCGCGACATCGTCCGAGGTGTCGTGCGGGTCGCATCCGGCCACGGTGCGCCGGAATGA
- the tsaA gene encoding tRNA (N6-threonylcarbamoyladenosine(37)-N6)-methyltransferase TrmO, which translates to MPRGIVAHRVRRRANEARPTTIRLNPIGIIRSTLKTRANAPKQGAEGAPDAWLEVKASVVQALDGIVVGDEIIVVTWLHQARRNVLKVHPRSDKRRPLIGVFATRSPDRPNPLGLHRVTVKAVAKTRVLLGPIEAIDGTPVVDIKPVRVGVQD; encoded by the coding sequence ATGCCCCGCGGCATCGTAGCGCACCGCGTGAGACGACGTGCAAACGAAGCACGCCCGACGACCATTCGGCTTAATCCCATCGGCATTATCCGATCGACCCTGAAGACGCGCGCCAACGCGCCCAAACAGGGTGCCGAGGGCGCGCCTGACGCGTGGCTCGAGGTAAAGGCGTCCGTCGTGCAAGCGCTCGACGGCATCGTCGTCGGCGACGAAATCATTGTCGTCACGTGGTTGCATCAGGCCCGGCGCAATGTGCTTAAAGTCCATCCGCGCTCGGACAAGCGCCGTCCCCTGATCGGCGTCTTCGCGACACGATCCCCGGATCGACCCAATCCGCTGGGGCTCCACCGGGTCACCGTAAAGGCTGTTGCCAAGACTCGAGTGCTTCTCGGACCAATCGAGGCGATCGATGGCACTCCGGTCGTGGACATTAAACCGGTTCGCGTCGGCGTGCAGGACTAA
- a CDS encoding SDR family oxidoreductase, whose product MRLRDKVALITGAGGGMGRLAALTFAREGAQIVAADVSAQAVQDTAAEIGRSGGRAIAVAVDVSREAQVRDAVRTGVKAFGRLDVLYNNAGIFPERDGSVVDVEEAVWDQVMAVNLKGIYFCCKHGIPELLRAGGGSIINIASFVALVGCSVPQDAYTASKGAVIALTKSLAVQFGPKQIRTNAIAPGPIETPLLTSWLLNNPEAKQLRLNRIPMGRFGRPEDIVNLALYLASDESTWVNGSVMVADGGITSNYF is encoded by the coding sequence ATGAGGCTACGTGACAAGGTCGCGTTGATCACCGGCGCGGGAGGGGGGATGGGCCGGCTGGCGGCCCTGACCTTCGCGCGAGAGGGCGCGCAAATCGTCGCCGCCGACGTCTCCGCGCAGGCGGTACAGGATACCGCCGCGGAGATCGGCCGCAGCGGCGGGCGCGCGATCGCCGTTGCGGTCGACGTCTCACGGGAGGCGCAGGTCCGGGACGCGGTGCGGACAGGCGTCAAGGCATTCGGCCGCCTGGACGTCCTGTACAACAACGCCGGGATCTTCCCCGAGCGCGACGGCTCGGTCGTGGACGTCGAGGAGGCCGTATGGGACCAGGTCATGGCCGTCAACCTCAAAGGTATTTACTTCTGCTGCAAACACGGAATTCCGGAACTGCTGCGTGCCGGGGGCGGGTCGATCATCAACATCGCGTCGTTCGTCGCATTGGTCGGCTGCAGCGTGCCGCAGGACGCCTACACGGCGAGCAAGGGCGCGGTCATCGCGCTCACGAAATCACTTGCGGTCCAGTTCGGCCCCAAGCAGATCCGCACGAACGCGATCGCGCCCGGCCCGATCGAAACGCCTCTGCTCACGTCTTGGCTGCTCAACAACCCCGAGGCCAAACAGCTCCGTCTCAACCGCATTCCGATGGGACGTTTCGGGCGGCCGGAGGACATCGTCAACTTGGCCCTCTATCTCGCGTCGGATGAATCCACCTGGGTGAACGGCAGCGTGATGGTCGCGGACGGCGGGATCACGTCGAACTACTTCTGA
- a CDS encoding glutamine synthetase family protein, whose protein sequence is MSVSLDELRQRVRGGQIDTVITAFTDMQGRLMGKAVTGEFFCDEVADHGIHCCNYLLGTEMEMTCPPGFRLMSWAQGYGDWLAVPDLGTLRVTPWREGTAFVLCDVLDEEGQAVSVSPRTLLKQQVAAARALGVRAKMASELEFYLLRETYESAHRKQFHDIEPFGWYFEDYHVLQGAKAEPLYREIRNRMLGAGIPVEFSKGEAGAGQHEINIRYGDPVEAADQHVLFKEGAKEMAMARDLALTFMAKPDHRWTGSSCHLHVSLWDPAGTHNQFQAGSGGRDWSPMMRHFLGGLVAHVADFAVFLAPTVNSYKRYAAGSWAPVNMAWSWDNRTCGFRLVGSGNSLRIESRIPGADVNPYLAYTAMLAAGLHGVREQIEPPAEYRGNAYEATDLPRMPRGLLEAARAARSSAVATKALGEVVVDHYAHAAEVEQGEFDRVVTCWERERYLERT, encoded by the coding sequence ATGTCAGTTTCCCTTGACGAACTGCGGCAGCGGGTGCGTGGCGGACAGATCGATACCGTGATCACGGCCTTCACCGACATGCAGGGACGGTTGATGGGCAAAGCCGTGACCGGCGAGTTCTTCTGCGACGAGGTCGCCGATCACGGCATCCACTGCTGCAACTATCTGCTCGGGACCGAGATGGAAATGACGTGCCCCCCCGGCTTCCGCCTCATGAGTTGGGCGCAGGGGTACGGCGACTGGCTGGCCGTGCCGGACCTCGGCACGCTGCGCGTGACTCCGTGGCGCGAGGGCACCGCGTTCGTCCTGTGCGACGTGCTCGACGAGGAGGGACAGGCTGTGTCGGTGTCCCCGCGGACGCTGTTGAAGCAGCAGGTGGCCGCCGCCCGCGCGCTGGGCGTTCGAGCCAAGATGGCCTCGGAGCTCGAGTTCTATCTACTTCGCGAGACGTACGAGTCGGCCCACCGGAAGCAGTTCCACGACATCGAGCCGTTCGGCTGGTACTTCGAAGACTACCACGTCCTCCAGGGCGCGAAGGCGGAACCGTTGTACCGCGAGATCCGCAACCGCATGCTTGGGGCGGGCATTCCGGTAGAGTTCAGCAAGGGCGAGGCCGGCGCTGGGCAACACGAGATCAACATTCGGTACGGGGACCCGGTCGAGGCCGCGGACCAACACGTCCTCTTCAAGGAGGGCGCCAAGGAAATGGCGATGGCGCGAGACCTGGCCCTGACGTTCATGGCGAAGCCGGATCACCGCTGGACCGGGAGCAGCTGCCACCTGCACGTGAGCCTGTGGGACCCCGCCGGGACGCACAATCAGTTCCAGGCGGGGTCGGGCGGCCGCGATTGGTCGCCAATGATGCGCCACTTCCTCGGGGGCCTCGTCGCCCACGTGGCGGACTTCGCCGTCTTCCTCGCACCCACCGTGAACTCGTACAAGCGGTACGCCGCGGGCAGCTGGGCCCCCGTCAACATGGCGTGGTCGTGGGACAACCGGACGTGCGGGTTCCGGCTCGTGGGGTCGGGCAATTCGCTGCGGATCGAAAGCCGAATCCCGGGCGCCGACGTCAACCCGTACCTCGCGTACACCGCGATGTTGGCGGCCGGCCTGCACGGCGTCCGCGAACAGATCGAACCGCCGGCCGAGTATCGTGGCAACGCGTACGAGGCGACCGACCTGCCGAGAATGCCGAGGGGCTTGCTCGAGGCTGCGCGGGCGGCCCGGAGCAGCGCCGTCGCCACGAAGGCGCTCGGCGAAGTGGTGGTGGATCACTACGCACACGCGGCCGAGGTTGAGCAGGGCGAGTTCGACCGCGTCGTCACGTGCTGGGAGCGGGAGCGCTACCTTGAGCGCACCTGA
- a CDS encoding DUF6510 family protein, translated as METRLDGNVAGGVLGEIFPFEMTSPLATCDGCGATEPIGASAAYTHAMGMVVRCRSCDTALIRLAHVNGRYWVDMRGVRVLQVSEGR; from the coding sequence ATGGAAACGAGGCTGGATGGTAATGTTGCCGGAGGGGTCCTCGGCGAGATCTTCCCCTTCGAAATGACCAGTCCCCTGGCAACCTGTGATGGGTGTGGAGCGACCGAGCCGATTGGCGCATCTGCAGCGTACACGCACGCCATGGGGATGGTGGTGCGCTGTCGTTCTTGCGACACCGCCCTGATTCGCCTCGCGCATGTGAACGGGCGCTATTGGGTGGATATGCGTGGCGTGCGGGTCCTGCAGGTCAGCGAAGGGCGGTAA
- a CDS encoding ferredoxin reductase, translating into METPRARSLTLMVPDWPGHRPGQHVDVRLTAEDGYRAERSYSIASPPEENPRVTITVERLDDGEVSPYLVDEVHGGDRLELRGPIGGYFVWEASMGGPLLLVGGGSGIVPLMAMLRHRRARASTVPTRLLYSSRSQDEVIYHNEFDDVAARETGLKVIYTLTRRQPSGWTGYGRRIDSDLLRDVAWPAQDRPLAYICGPTQFVETAATGLAALGYDPTLIKTERFGPTGGE; encoded by the coding sequence ATGGAGACCCCGCGGGCGAGAAGCCTGACACTGATGGTGCCGGACTGGCCCGGGCACCGCCCGGGCCAGCACGTGGACGTCCGGCTCACCGCGGAAGACGGCTACCGGGCGGAGCGAAGCTATTCCATCGCCTCACCTCCCGAGGAGAACCCGAGGGTGACCATCACGGTCGAGCGGCTGGACGATGGAGAGGTGTCGCCCTATTTGGTTGACGAGGTGCACGGCGGCGACCGCCTGGAGCTTCGGGGTCCCATCGGAGGGTACTTCGTCTGGGAGGCGAGCATGGGCGGGCCGCTGTTGCTCGTCGGCGGGGGGTCGGGGATTGTGCCGCTCATGGCCATGCTCCGGCACCGGCGGGCGCGCGCTAGCACCGTGCCGACCCGATTGCTGTACTCCTCGCGGTCGCAAGACGAGGTGATCTACCACAACGAGTTCGATGACGTAGCGGCGCGCGAGACGGGGCTCAAGGTGATCTACACGCTGACCCGGCGACAGCCCTCGGGGTGGACAGGGTATGGGCGCCGTATCGACAGCGATCTTTTGCGGGACGTGGCATGGCCCGCCCAAGACCGTCCGCTCGCCTACATCTGCGGCCCCACGCAGTTCGTCGAGACGGCTGCTACGGGCCTTGCGGCGCTGGGGTACGATCCAACCCTCATCAAAACCGAGCGCTTCGGGCCGACAGGAGGCGAGTAA
- a CDS encoding sulfite oxidase-like oxidoreductase, translating to MPESFISRAFHGRRQSNDVSARLPPGQYLERGFPVLSAGPTPHTPLERWDFSILGSVAQPKRWTWNELRALPHESITVDIHCVTKWSKLDTHWEGVSVDTLLAQIESEADYVIAFCDGGYTTNLPRDEVTGGKAWIAYAYDGEPLPPEHGGPARLLVPRLYFWKSAKWVRGLRLVDTDEPGFWETLGYHNLGDPWKEQRYAGD from the coding sequence GTGCCAGAGAGTTTCATCTCACGCGCGTTCCATGGACGTCGGCAGAGCAACGACGTGTCGGCGCGCCTCCCTCCTGGACAGTATCTGGAACGTGGGTTTCCCGTGCTGTCGGCCGGTCCGACTCCTCATACGCCGCTGGAGCGGTGGGATTTTTCAATTCTGGGCAGTGTGGCGCAGCCCAAGCGCTGGACCTGGAACGAACTGCGCGCCCTGCCGCACGAGTCGATCACGGTCGACATCCACTGCGTGACCAAGTGGTCGAAACTGGACACGCACTGGGAGGGGGTTTCCGTCGACACGTTGCTGGCGCAGATCGAATCCGAAGCCGACTACGTCATCGCCTTCTGCGACGGCGGCTACACCACGAACCTGCCACGTGATGAAGTGACGGGAGGCAAGGCGTGGATCGCGTATGCGTACGATGGCGAGCCGCTCCCGCCTGAGCACGGGGGCCCGGCACGGCTGCTGGTGCCTCGCCTGTATTTTTGGAAGAGCGCAAAGTGGGTCCGGGGGCTGCGCCTGGTCGATACGGATGAGCCAGGTTTCTGGGAGACCCTCGGCTATCACAATCTTGGTGATCCATGGAAGGAACAGCGGTACGCCGGCGACTGA